One segment of Geminicoccaceae bacterium DNA contains the following:
- a CDS encoding xanthine dehydrogenase family protein molybdopterin-binding subunit: MSLHDSMSAVPKFGIGQSPSRKEDRRLLSGGGRYTGDVREAGELTGLFLRSPYPHARLLGIDAGEARAMEGVAAVYTQADLDAAGYNDLGCGVPLKDEDGSDMIVPPHPSLARDRLRYVGQPMALVVAADAAIARTALEALAVEVEALEPVTGMEDALADGAPQLHDEVPGNRPVTWSWGDHAAVDAAMASAAHVTRLRLVHNRVHVTPMEPRGAIAAFADGRWTVRTGCQGAFGLRAQLAAAIGCEVECIRVLAEDIGGSFGMKASIFPEHVPLLHAARELGRPVRWINDRSESFLADYHGRDSVYDAALALDTDGNILAVKLDGIGAVGAYVAGFGPAIPTMVIQKNLASLYRTPVYAMRVRLAMTSTTPTTAYRGAGRPEAIYMMERLIEAAAHETGRDPIALRRRNMIRPDELPFSAASGLTYDSGEFEALLDQALGEADHAGFAARRARSEARGRLRGLGLCTYLEVTAPPGKEMGGIRFKANGGVTIVTGTLDYGQGHASAFAQVLADKLGVPFDSIDLLQGDSDELIAGGGTGGSRSLMASGEAIDIAGDKVIEQGRNLAAERLEAAEADIVFEDGQYRIAGTDRTVALLDLVKSDPVAMSANLVIDTPPSAFPNGAHIAEVEIDPDTGKVTLERYIAVDDFGTMVNPMLVDGQVHGGLVQAIGQILGEDAAYDANGQLVAGSFMDYYVPRAGDLPGFELSYRPVPARTNSLGAKGCGEAGITAGLPTVMNAILDALSPLGIHDLDMPATPEKIWRAIRDARGSR; this comes from the coding sequence ATGAGTCTGCATGATTCCATGTCCGCCGTGCCCAAGTTCGGTATCGGCCAGTCGCCGTCGCGCAAGGAGGACCGGCGCCTGCTCTCCGGTGGCGGCCGCTATACCGGGGATGTCCGCGAGGCGGGCGAGCTGACGGGCCTGTTCCTGCGCAGCCCGTACCCCCACGCCCGCCTGCTCGGGATCGATGCGGGTGAAGCGCGGGCGATGGAGGGTGTCGCCGCCGTCTACACGCAGGCCGACCTTGATGCGGCCGGATACAACGATCTCGGCTGTGGCGTGCCGCTGAAGGACGAGGACGGTTCGGACATGATCGTCCCGCCGCACCCCTCGCTTGCCCGCGACCGGCTGCGCTATGTCGGCCAGCCGATGGCCCTCGTGGTTGCCGCCGATGCCGCCATCGCGAGAACTGCCCTCGAAGCCCTCGCCGTCGAAGTGGAAGCCCTGGAACCGGTGACCGGCATGGAGGACGCACTGGCCGATGGTGCGCCGCAGCTGCATGACGAGGTGCCGGGCAACCGGCCGGTCACGTGGTCCTGGGGCGATCACGCGGCGGTCGATGCCGCCATGGCCTCCGCGGCTCATGTGACCCGCCTGCGGCTGGTACACAACCGGGTGCATGTCACACCGATGGAACCGCGCGGGGCGATCGCCGCTTTTGCCGATGGCCGCTGGACGGTGCGCACGGGCTGTCAGGGGGCATTCGGCCTGCGGGCGCAACTGGCCGCCGCCATCGGTTGCGAGGTCGAGTGCATCCGCGTGCTGGCCGAGGATATCGGCGGATCGTTCGGCATGAAGGCGTCGATCTTCCCCGAACACGTACCGCTTCTGCATGCCGCCCGCGAACTCGGTCGGCCGGTGCGCTGGATCAACGACCGCAGCGAAAGCTTCCTTGCCGACTATCACGGCCGCGATTCGGTCTATGATGCAGCCCTTGCCCTCGACACCGATGGCAACATTCTCGCGGTGAAGCTCGATGGCATCGGTGCGGTGGGTGCCTACGTCGCCGGCTTCGGCCCGGCCATCCCGACCATGGTGATCCAGAAGAACCTCGCCAGCCTCTACCGTACCCCGGTCTACGCCATGCGCGTGCGGCTGGCGATGACCAGCACGACCCCGACCACCGCCTATCGCGGTGCCGGCCGGCCCGAGGCGATCTACATGATGGAGCGGCTGATCGAGGCGGCCGCGCACGAGACCGGCCGCGACCCGATCGCCCTGCGCCGCCGGAACATGATCCGCCCCGACGAGTTGCCCTTCAGCGCCGCCTCCGGCCTCACCTATGACAGCGGCGAATTCGAGGCCCTGCTCGACCAGGCGCTGGGCGAGGCCGATCATGCGGGCTTTGCCGCCCGACGGGCCCGAAGCGAGGCGCGCGGGCGGTTGCGCGGGCTGGGCCTTTGCACCTATCTTGAGGTCACTGCCCCGCCCGGCAAGGAGATGGGCGGCATCCGCTTCAAGGCGAATGGCGGTGTCACCATCGTCACCGGCACGCTCGATTACGGCCAGGGCCACGCCAGCGCCTTCGCCCAGGTGCTGGCCGACAAGCTCGGCGTGCCGTTCGACTCCATCGACCTGCTGCAGGGCGACAGCGACGAGCTCATCGCCGGCGGCGGCACTGGCGGGTCGCGTTCGCTCATGGCCAGCGGCGAGGCGATCGACATCGCCGGCGACAAGGTCATCGAACAGGGGCGCAACCTCGCCGCCGAACGGCTGGAAGCTGCCGAAGCCGATATCGTCTTCGAGGATGGACAGTATCGCATCGCCGGAACCGACCGCACCGTTGCCCTTCTCGACCTAGTGAAATCCGATCCTGTGGCGATGAGTGCCAATCTCGTCATCGATACCCCGCCGTCGGCCTTCCCCAATGGTGCGCATATTGCCGAGGTCGAAATCGACCCGGATACGGGAAAGGTGACACTGGAACGCTATATCGCCGTCGACGATTTCGGCACCATGGTCAATCCCATGCTCGTGGACGGCCAGGTGCATGGCGGCCTCGTGCAGGCCATCGGCCAGATCCTCGGCGAGGATGCCGCCTATGACGCGAACGGCCAGCTCGTGGCCGGGAGCTTCATGGACTACTATGTCCCGCGTGCCGGCGACCTGCCGGGCTTCGAGCTGAGCTACCGCCCGGTTCCGGCCCGGACCAACAGCCTTGGGGCGAAGGGTTGTGGCGAGGCGGGCATCACCGCAGGACTTCCCACCGTGATGAACGCCATCCTCGACGCACTCTCGCCGCTGGGCATCCACGATCTCGACATGCCGGCCACGCCGGAGAAGATCTGGCGGGCGATCCGCGACGCCCGGGGCTCCCGATAG
- a CDS encoding enoyl-CoA hydratase/isomerase family protein has product MTCDHVSVSHPAAGVLLVSFRRLSLKNALCTAMLQEIATILDGAEGDDAVGAVVMTGGEVFAAGADLKEMSAKSAVDALLDPRAAAWRRIAQFPKPLLAAVNGFALGGGLELAMHADIIIAGSDARLGQPEVNFGIIPGAGGTQRLTQAVGKSLAMKMVLSGEIIDSGTALRAGLVAEVVEPGRTVDRAVELAARIAGKPRLAVRLAKEAVLQASDRALAAGMAFERQAFSMLFATEDRAEGTAAFLQKRKPVFRGR; this is encoded by the coding sequence GTGACCTGCGATCATGTCTCCGTGAGCCATCCTGCCGCTGGCGTGCTGCTCGTCTCCTTCCGAAGGCTGTCGCTGAAGAACGCGCTCTGTACGGCCATGTTGCAGGAAATCGCCACCATTCTCGACGGCGCCGAAGGCGACGATGCCGTGGGAGCCGTGGTCATGACCGGCGGAGAGGTGTTCGCCGCCGGTGCCGACCTCAAGGAGATGTCGGCGAAATCGGCGGTGGACGCCCTGCTCGACCCGCGGGCGGCGGCCTGGCGCCGGATCGCCCAGTTCCCCAAGCCGCTGCTGGCCGCGGTGAACGGCTTTGCGCTGGGTGGCGGGCTGGAGCTGGCCATGCATGCCGACATCATCATCGCCGGCAGCGATGCGCGGCTGGGCCAGCCGGAGGTGAATTTCGGCATCATTCCCGGCGCCGGCGGCACCCAGCGCCTGACGCAGGCCGTGGGCAAGAGCCTCGCCATGAAAATGGTGCTTTCCGGTGAAATCATTGATTCCGGGACAGCCCTGCGGGCGGGACTGGTGGCTGAAGTGGTGGAGCCCGGACGGACGGTCGATCGTGCCGTCGAGCTGGCCGCGCGCATTGCCGGCAAGCCGAGGCTGGCGGTGCGGCTGGCCAAGGAAGCGGTGTTGCAGGCCAGCGACCGGGCGCTGGCCGCCGGCATGGCCTTCGAGCGGCAGGCATTCTCGATGCTGTTTGCCACCGAGGACCGGGCAGAAGGCACGGCGGCCTTTCTCCAGAAGCGCAAGCCTGTTTTCAGGGGACGATGA
- the ssb gene encoding single-stranded DNA-binding protein encodes MAGSVNKVTLVGNLGRDPEVRYTQNNQKIVHLNVATSERWRDRQSGEQREKTEWHRVVIFNENLADVAERFLSKGRTVYLEGQLQTRKWTDQSGQERYTTEVVIQRFRGDLVLLGGAGDGGGPRGGGGGYGGGMDEMDERGGGMRGGGQLGGGGGGGGSPSGGGRPSGGYDDLDDDIPF; translated from the coding sequence ATGGCAGGAAGCGTCAACAAGGTCACTCTGGTGGGCAATCTCGGGCGGGATCCCGAAGTACGCTATACCCAGAACAATCAGAAGATCGTCCATCTCAACGTCGCCACATCCGAACGCTGGCGCGACCGCCAGTCGGGCGAGCAGCGTGAGAAGACCGAATGGCACCGGGTGGTGATCTTCAACGAGAACCTGGCCGATGTCGCCGAACGCTTCCTGTCGAAGGGGCGCACGGTCTATCTCGAAGGACAGTTGCAGACCCGGAAATGGACCGACCAGTCCGGTCAGGAGCGCTACACGACCGAGGTGGTGATCCAGCGTTTCCGCGGTGATCTGGTGCTGCTCGGTGGTGCTGGCGATGGTGGCGGACCCCGCGGTGGCGGTGGCGGCTATGGCGGTGGCATGGACGAGATGGATGAGCGCGGCGGCGGGATGCGTGGCGGTGGCCAGCTTGGCGGCGGCGGTGGCGGTGGCGGCAGCCCGTCCGGCGGCGGGCGTCCCTCCGGCGGCTATGACGATCTCGACGACGACATCCCGTTCTAG
- a CDS encoding aminoglycoside phosphotransferase family protein: MVNWNSDILSILRRAGLLELGPPPPMEPLTGGVSSDIWRVRIGHNDYCVKRALAKLKVTADWRAPIERSRYEAGWMEEVGRILPNAVPPLVHVDDAGSAIIMRYLDPARFALWKTQLAQGEIDHAFAAAVGKALCIIHRETAGKPGIAARFGSDEIFNSIRIEPYLIATAVRNKAVARPLKELARRTAATRKALVHGDVSPKNILKGPQGPVFLDAECAWYGDPAFDLAFCLNHMLLKSVWKPQWFDSYLDAFSALAGAYLPLVNFEDPEELEGRAATLLAGLMLGRIDGKSPVEYITEPSDKNRVRAIASALLVERPARLAIYPQFWRQEMLR, translated from the coding sequence ATGGTCAACTGGAACAGCGACATCCTCTCCATTCTTCGCCGGGCCGGATTGCTGGAACTGGGGCCGCCGCCGCCGATGGAGCCGCTCACGGGCGGGGTGTCGAGCGACATCTGGCGGGTCCGGATCGGTCACAACGACTATTGCGTCAAGCGTGCGCTGGCAAAACTGAAGGTGACGGCCGACTGGCGCGCACCCATCGAGCGCAGCCGCTACGAGGCCGGCTGGATGGAGGAGGTGGGACGTATCCTTCCCAACGCCGTGCCGCCGCTGGTGCATGTGGACGATGCCGGTTCGGCCATCATCATGCGCTATCTCGACCCGGCACGCTTCGCCTTGTGGAAGACGCAGCTGGCGCAGGGGGAGATCGACCATGCGTTTGCCGCCGCGGTCGGCAAGGCCCTGTGCATCATCCATCGGGAGACGGCCGGCAAGCCCGGCATCGCAGCCCGCTTCGGCAGCGACGAGATCTTCAACTCGATCCGCATCGAGCCCTATCTGATCGCGACCGCCGTCCGCAACAAGGCGGTGGCCAGGCCGCTGAAGGAGCTGGCCCGGCGGACCGCCGCCACCCGCAAGGCGCTGGTGCATGGCGATGTCAGTCCCAAGAACATCCTCAAGGGACCGCAGGGGCCGGTGTTCCTCGATGCCGAGTGCGCCTGGTACGGCGATCCGGCTTTTGATCTGGCGTTCTGCCTCAACCACATGCTGCTCAAGAGCGTGTGGAAACCGCAGTGGTTCGACAGTTATCTCGATGCCTTTTCCGCTCTTGCCGGAGCCTATCTCCCACTGGTGAATTTCGAGGATCCGGAAGAACTGGAGGGCAGGGCGGCCACCCTGCTGGCCGGGCTGATGCTCGGCCGGATTGACGGTAAATCACCTGTGGAATACATCACCGAACCTTCCGACAAGAATCGGGTACGGGCGATCGCCTCGGCCCTGCTGGTCGAGCGACCTGCCCGGCTTGCGATCTACCCCCAGTTCTGGCGCCAGGAGATGCTGCGATGA
- the eno gene encoding phosphopyruvate hydratase, whose product MKIRSIRGRRVWDSRGRPTVEAEVVLEGGQTGRAIAPAGASKGMHEALELRDGGEALGGLDVTRALAGVAERIAPRIEGMDARRQADIDAALIELDGTANRQSLGANAMIAVSMACAHAAAAADGVPLWRMLAGDRPVELLPLPEIQIFGGGAHAARRVDIQDFMVICPGADSAAQAFFWTAEIYRAAGQIMADGGRLQGVADEGGFWPAFDSNEEALETLMRAIETAGRRPGDEVAISLDVAASEFGRDGIYRLARDDSERDTDGMIELLLDWIERFPILSVEDPLAEDDPAGFAAFTRACGGKVQIIGDDFLVTDAGRVRAAAQSGTCNAVLIKPNQRGTLSETLACWQAACAYGFGGIVSARSGETEDTTICDLAVGWAVPQLKVGSFARSERMAKWNAILRIEEELGGRARFAGRAPLENLPPAPTGPTARA is encoded by the coding sequence ATGAAGATCCGATCCATTCGCGGACGGCGGGTGTGGGACAGCCGCGGCCGTCCGACCGTCGAGGCCGAAGTTGTACTGGAGGGTGGCCAGACCGGCCGGGCGATCGCTCCCGCCGGTGCATCGAAGGGGATGCACGAGGCGCTGGAGCTGCGCGATGGCGGCGAGGCGCTGGGAGGGCTCGACGTCACCCGCGCCCTTGCCGGTGTCGCCGAGCGCATCGCGCCGCGGATCGAGGGCATGGATGCGCGTCGGCAGGCCGATATCGACGCCGCGCTGATCGAACTCGATGGCACCGCCAACCGCCAGAGCCTCGGTGCCAATGCGATGATCGCCGTCTCGATGGCCTGCGCCCATGCCGCCGCCGCCGCGGACGGCGTGCCCCTGTGGCGGATGCTGGCGGGCGATCGCCCGGTCGAATTGCTGCCGCTGCCCGAGATCCAGATCTTCGGTGGCGGGGCCCATGCGGCCCGGCGGGTGGACATCCAGGACTTCATGGTCATCTGCCCCGGCGCCGACAGCGCTGCCCAGGCGTTCTTCTGGACGGCCGAGATCTACCGTGCCGCCGGGCAGATCATGGCGGACGGTGGCCGCCTGCAGGGCGTGGCCGACGAGGGCGGCTTCTGGCCTGCCTTCGACAGCAACGAGGAGGCGCTCGAAACGCTCATGCGCGCCATCGAGACGGCCGGTCGCCGACCTGGCGATGAGGTGGCGATATCGCTCGATGTCGCAGCCTCCGAGTTCGGCAGGGATGGTATCTACCGTCTCGCCCGCGACGACAGCGAGCGCGACACGGATGGCATGATCGAACTGCTGCTCGACTGGATCGAGCGCTTTCCCATCCTCTCCGTCGAGGATCCGCTGGCCGAGGACGACCCCGCCGGCTTTGCCGCCTTCACCCGAGCCTGTGGTGGCAAGGTGCAGATCATCGGCGACGACTTCCTCGTGACCGACGCCGGGCGGGTGCGCGCCGCGGCCCAGTCCGGTACCTGCAATGCGGTCCTGATCAAGCCCAACCAGCGTGGCACGCTGAGTGAGACACTCGCATGCTGGCAAGCTGCCTGTGCCTATGGTTTCGGCGGTATCGTCTCCGCCCGTTCCGGCGAGACCGAAGACACGACCATCTGCGATCTGGCGGTGGGCTGGGCGGTGCCGCAGCTCAAGGTCGGCTCGTTCGCCCGCTCCGAGCGCATGGCCAAGTGGAATGCGATCCTGCGCATCGAGGAGGAACTGGGTGGCCGGGCACGCTTTGCCGGCCGTGCGCCGCTGGAAAACCTCCCGCCGGCGCCGACCGGACCGACCGCTCGCGCCTGA
- a CDS encoding DUF1232 domain-containing protein — protein sequence MTNALQTLPEPAGAPDPRRFWSKVKRVAAHVPFAEDLAAAYYCALDDATPRHVKGMLFGAVAYFILPFDMIPDVIAGLGFTDDATVLATVITLFSRHIRDDHRRMAREKLERLRQCRG from the coding sequence ATGACAAACGCATTGCAAACGCTGCCCGAACCTGCGGGCGCTCCCGATCCGCGTCGCTTCTGGAGCAAGGTCAAGCGCGTCGCGGCGCATGTCCCGTTCGCCGAGGACCTGGCAGCAGCCTATTATTGTGCGCTGGATGACGCTACGCCACGTCACGTCAAGGGCATGCTGTTCGGTGCCGTGGCCTATTTCATCCTGCCTTTTGACATGATCCCGGACGTCATTGCCGGTCTGGGCTTTACCGATGACGCGACCGTGCTTGCCACCGTGATCACGTTGTTCAGCCGCCACATCCGCGATGACCACCGGCGCATGGCCCGCGAGAAGCTGGAGCGTCTCAGGCAGTGCCGTGGCTGA
- a CDS encoding DUF2312 domain-containing protein — translation MADVQGVTGDRLKSFIERLENLEEEKRELGEQIKEVFAEAKGEGFDVKVMRQLLKLRRMKPHDRMEQEELLDVYKSAIGMA, via the coding sequence ATGGCGGATGTTCAGGGCGTTACCGGAGACAGGCTCAAGTCCTTCATCGAGCGGCTGGAGAACCTTGAGGAGGAAAAGCGCGAGCTGGGCGAGCAGATCAAGGAGGTCTTCGCCGAGGCCAAGGGCGAGGGGTTCGATGTCAAGGTCATGCGCCAGCTGCTCAAGCTGCGCAGGATGAAGCCGCATGACCGCATGGAGCAGGAAGAACTGCTCGATGTCTACAAGTCCGCCATCGGCATGGCCTGA
- a CDS encoding mandelate racemase/muconate lactonizing enzyme family protein, with translation MTTAVTPVQIEGLVYRAPIRTPLRTSFGTMHDRPCVLVRVTDSNGAMGWGEAWCNWPTVAAEYRARLINEIIAPALVGRSFEDPAAAFFETQARLEMLAIQTGDVGPLAQALAGIDIALWDLAARKADVPLCALLGGARLDTIPAYASGLNPDNPEKLARERFEQGHRAFKLKIGFGRERDLHNLAALRETLGDDVILCVDANMAYDLETAIAMSEDMARFNLHWYEEPIRADASADDWHQLARRSPLRIAAGENLRGRQLYEAIEAGGLGVIQPDVSKWGGISGNLPVARAAVDAGRTFCPHWLAGGIGQLASLHLLAAVGGDGLLEYDANPNPLRSQIADDHLELVDGRVHIPESSGLGVIPDLGKLATFAVGLT, from the coding sequence ATGACGACAGCAGTGACACCCGTGCAGATCGAGGGTCTGGTCTATCGCGCACCAATACGTACCCCATTGCGTACCAGTTTCGGAACCATGCATGACCGGCCATGCGTGCTCGTCCGTGTCACCGACAGCAATGGTGCCATGGGCTGGGGCGAGGCCTGGTGCAACTGGCCCACTGTCGCGGCCGAATATCGCGCGCGACTGATCAACGAGATCATCGCTCCGGCCCTGGTCGGCCGCAGCTTCGAAGATCCGGCCGCCGCCTTCTTCGAGACCCAGGCACGACTGGAGATGCTGGCCATCCAGACCGGTGATGTGGGACCGCTTGCCCAGGCCCTGGCAGGCATCGACATCGCCCTTTGGGATCTCGCCGCACGCAAGGCGGACGTGCCCCTCTGCGCCCTGCTGGGCGGGGCCAGGCTCGATACGATACCGGCCTATGCCAGCGGGCTCAATCCGGACAACCCGGAGAAACTGGCACGGGAACGCTTCGAGCAGGGGCACCGCGCCTTCAAGCTCAAGATCGGCTTCGGTCGCGAGCGCGATCTGCACAATCTTGCGGCCTTGCGCGAAACCCTTGGCGATGATGTCATCCTGTGCGTCGATGCCAACATGGCCTACGACCTCGAAACGGCGATCGCCATGAGCGAGGACATGGCCCGCTTCAATCTTCACTGGTACGAAGAGCCGATCCGTGCGGATGCTTCAGCCGATGACTGGCATCAACTCGCCCGACGCTCGCCGCTTCGCATCGCTGCGGGAGAGAACCTGCGCGGCCGGCAGCTATACGAAGCCATCGAGGCGGGCGGCCTTGGCGTCATCCAGCCGGATGTGAGCAAGTGGGGTGGCATCAGCGGCAACCTGCCGGTCGCCCGCGCGGCAGTCGATGCCGGACGTACATTCTGCCCGCACTGGCTTGCCGGCGGCATCGGCCAGCTCGCATCCCTGCATCTGCTCGCGGCAGTCGGAGGTGATGGCCTTCTGGAGTATGACGCCAACCCCAATCCGCTGCGATCTCAAATCGCCGACGATCATCTCGAACTGGTCGACGGGCGCGTGCATATCCCGGAAAGCTCCGGCCTCGGCGTCATTCCGGATCTCGGGAAGCTTGCCACCTTCGCAGTCGGGCTGACGTGA
- a CDS encoding trimeric intracellular cation channel family protein, with protein MFDNPVYIADLLAVAVFAASGALVASRAEMDITGFGLLSTLTGIGGGTLRDVILDRPVFWVVDALPLVVCIVLAVLVYFTAPSIQRRYPVLLWLDAVGIAFYGVLGSQIALDQGANPLTAMALGMMTATFGGMIRDVVSNEIPLILKPEIYATAALLAAFLHVMLTAFGVPLYLSGLLAGSAGFSLRALTIRKGLVLPRFHPRPGRDYP; from the coding sequence ATGTTCGACAATCCGGTCTATATTGCTGATCTTCTCGCGGTGGCGGTGTTCGCGGCTTCGGGTGCTCTGGTCGCCAGCCGTGCCGAGATGGACATTACCGGGTTCGGTCTCCTGTCGACACTGACCGGCATCGGTGGAGGAACGCTGCGTGACGTCATTCTCGACCGGCCGGTCTTCTGGGTGGTGGATGCGTTGCCGCTCGTCGTCTGCATTGTCCTCGCGGTCCTGGTCTACTTCACGGCACCGTCGATCCAGCGCCGCTATCCTGTCCTGTTGTGGCTCGATGCCGTGGGTATCGCCTTCTACGGGGTGCTCGGTTCGCAGATTGCGCTCGATCAGGGAGCCAATCCGCTCACGGCCATGGCACTCGGGATGATGACCGCCACATTTGGCGGCATGATCCGCGACGTGGTCAGCAACGAGATTCCCCTCATCCTCAAGCCGGAGATCTATGCGACGGCGGCACTGCTGGCCGCCTTTCTGCATGTCATGCTGACCGCGTTCGGCGTCCCGCTTTACCTGTCGGGCCTGCTGGCCGGCTCGGCCGGTTTTTCCCTGCGTGCGCTGACCATCCGCAAGGGGCTCGTCCTGCCGCGTTTCCATCCCCGGCCGGGTCGCGACTATCCCTGA
- a CDS encoding diguanylate cyclase, with protein MNVTAAEPPPSTFPFPCYPDEPQRLDRLKSYEILDTPPEEAYDRITRLVADLLDAPIALVSLSDAQRQWFKSIVGAPVSEIPRHRSFCGHAIHGGVQMVVEDASRDERFRDNPLVTGDLGIRFYAGSILRSRDGFNLGTLCALDNRVRKLSRDQAAVLEDLAQVIADELELRQVATRAVRAEQRLVDAIEALPDGFALFDADDRLLQCNSAFTRVFGETCSVIRPGTAYVDILRNGLEKGYYPDALGREEAWLAQRMAGHAEPKGPVEQRVVNDCWVRIHESRTREGGSVGYRIDITDSKRYEQLLKTMAWTDSLTGLLNRRRFLELGEKECGRAVRKKLSTSVLIIDVDHFKSINDTYGHDGGDKVLVTLARRWTEFLRQYDVLGRYGGEEFAIFLPDTGIENACVLASRILSIAAAEPVLFGSQRIPVTVSIGVAECGERAFSLDQALSCADKALYEAKEGGRNQVVAFHSDRRRTHDCKAGAETVEVG; from the coding sequence ATGAATGTGACGGCCGCAGAACCGCCTCCATCCACATTTCCCTTTCCATGTTATCCCGATGAGCCTCAGCGCCTCGATCGCCTGAAGTCCTATGAAATCCTCGATACGCCCCCTGAGGAAGCTTATGACCGCATCACCAGGCTGGTTGCCGACCTGCTCGATGCGCCGATAGCCCTTGTCTCGCTGAGCGATGCCCAGCGGCAGTGGTTCAAGTCGATCGTCGGTGCTCCCGTCAGCGAAATTCCCCGTCACCGCTCGTTCTGCGGCCATGCCATCCATGGCGGTGTGCAGATGGTCGTCGAGGACGCGTCGAGGGACGAGCGGTTCCGCGACAATCCGCTGGTCACGGGCGATCTCGGGATCCGCTTCTATGCGGGCTCGATTCTCAGGTCGCGCGACGGGTTCAACCTCGGCACGCTCTGTGCGTTGGACAATCGTGTCCGCAAGCTCTCTCGCGATCAGGCGGCGGTGCTGGAAGACCTGGCCCAGGTGATCGCCGACGAACTGGAGCTGCGGCAGGTGGCCACCCGGGCCGTCCGTGCGGAGCAGCGTCTCGTCGATGCCATCGAGGCCCTGCCCGATGGATTCGCGTTGTTCGACGCGGACGATCGGCTGCTGCAATGCAACTCCGCCTTCACGAGGGTTTTCGGTGAAACATGCAGTGTCATCCGTCCCGGGACGGCCTATGTCGACATCCTCAGGAACGGGCTGGAAAAGGGATATTATCCGGATGCCCTCGGCCGCGAGGAAGCATGGCTGGCACAGCGCATGGCCGGTCATGCGGAGCCGAAGGGGCCGGTTGAACAACGGGTCGTGAATGACTGCTGGGTACGCATTCACGAAAGCCGTACCCGCGAGGGCGGGAGTGTCGGATACCGGATCGATATTACCGACAGCAAGCGCTACGAGCAGTTGCTCAAGACGATGGCGTGGACCGATTCGCTGACCGGGCTGCTCAACCGCAGGCGTTTCCTGGAACTCGGCGAGAAGGAGTGCGGTCGGGCCGTCCGCAAGAAACTCAGCACCAGCGTGTTGATCATCGATGTGGACCATTTCAAGTCGATCAACGACACATACGGTCACGACGGCGGCGACAAGGTTCTGGTGACGCTCGCACGTCGCTGGACGGAGTTCCTGAGACAATACGACGTTCTCGGTCGCTATGGCGGCGAGGAGTTCGCGATTTTCCTGCCGGACACCGGTATCGAGAATGCGTGTGTCCTGGCCTCCCGCATTCTTTCGATCGCCGCCGCCGAGCCCGTCCTGTTCGGTTCGCAGCGCATTCCCGTGACTGTCAGCATCGGCGTCGCGGAATGCGGGGAAAGGGCATTCTCGCTGGACCAGGCGCTCAGTTGCGCGGACAAGGCGCTTTACGAGGCGAAGGAAGGTGGCCGCAATCAGGTCGTCGCCTTCCATTCGGACCGACGCCGGACGCACGACTGCAAGGCCGGTGCCGAGACGGTCGAGGTCGGATAG
- a CDS encoding ABC transporter ATP-binding protein, whose translation MCRVGAVRQNRKTEGRSRVECRNVIEVEDLSLTFGTADGPVQALSGIDLAVEKGGFVSLIGPSGCGKTTLLRVIADLEQPTSGNISINGVSPQEARLSRAYGYVFQAAALYPWRNIARNVALPLEIMGLDRGERERRVRDNLQLVNLAGFEKKFPWQLSGGMQQRASIARALAVEPDLLLMDEPFGALDEIVRDHLNEQLLRLWAKTGKTVVFVTHSIPEAVFLSTRIVVMSPRPGRIHEVIDSHLPPDRTLDVRESPEFLEIAHRVREGLRAGHSYDG comes from the coding sequence ATTTGTCGGGTCGGGGCCGTTCGCCAGAACAGGAAGACGGAGGGCAGGTCCAGGGTGGAATGTCGAAACGTGATCGAGGTCGAGGATCTCTCCTTGACCTTCGGGACGGCGGATGGGCCGGTTCAGGCGCTCTCCGGCATCGATCTCGCGGTGGAGAAGGGTGGCTTCGTCTCGCTCATCGGGCCGTCGGGTTGTGGCAAGACCACGTTGCTGCGCGTCATTGCCGATCTGGAACAGCCGACCTCCGGCAACATATCGATCAATGGCGTATCGCCGCAGGAGGCGCGACTTTCCCGCGCCTACGGCTATGTATTCCAGGCTGCGGCGCTGTATCCCTGGCGCAACATAGCGCGCAACGTCGCGCTGCCGCTGGAGATCATGGGGCTGGACCGGGGCGAGCGCGAGCGGCGGGTGCGCGACAACCTGCAATTGGTCAACCTTGCCGGTTTCGAGAAGAAATTTCCCTGGCAACTGTCCGGAGGCATGCAGCAACGTGCATCGATTGCCCGGGCTCTGGCTGTGGAACCCGATCTGCTGCTCATGGACGAGCCCTTCGGCGCTCTTGACGAGATCGTCCGCGACCACCTCAACGAGCAGCTTCTCCGTCTTTGGGCGAAAACCGGGAAAACCGTGGTATTCGTCACCCATTCCATCCCGGAGGCCGTCTTCCTGTCCACCCGCATCGTCGTCATGTCACCACGGCCCGGGCGCATCCATGAGGTCATCGACAGCCATCTGCCGCCCGACAGGACGCTCGACGTGCGCGAGTCGCCGGAATTCCTGGAAATCGCCCATCGGGTGCGCGAGGGACTGAGGGCGGGGCACAGCTATGATGGCTAG